Proteins co-encoded in one Candidatus Stoquefichus sp. SB1 genomic window:
- a CDS encoding ECF transporter S component → MNNKILKIVMIGLMSALCYIAFTFMQIKIPTPGGATSFHLGNTFCVLAALLLGGIPGGAAGAIGMGIGDLLDPTYVIVAPKTIILKMGIGIITGLVAHKVFHIQKLEGQRLYKAVILSALAGMLFNVVGEPILSYFYTTFILGAPEKAAKALASWNAITTATNAILAVIISSAIYIAIAPRLKNNGILRKLAPKE, encoded by the coding sequence ATGAATAATAAAATATTAAAAATTGTTATGATTGGTTTAATGTCTGCTTTGTGTTATATTGCATTTACTTTTATGCAAATTAAAATTCCAACACCAGGTGGAGCAACATCTTTTCATTTAGGTAACACATTTTGTGTTTTGGCGGCTTTATTACTAGGCGGTATTCCAGGAGGGGCAGCTGGGGCTATTGGTATGGGAATTGGAGATTTATTAGACCCAACTTATGTTATTGTTGCACCAAAGACAATTATTTTAAAAATGGGGATTGGTATTATTACAGGATTAGTAGCACATAAAGTCTTTCACATTCAAAAATTAGAAGGACAACGTTTATATAAAGCAGTTATTCTTTCAGCACTTGCTGGAATGTTGTTTAATGTTGTTGGTGAACCTATTTTGTCATATTTCTATACAACATTTATTTTAGGAGCACCTGAGAAAGCAGCAAAAGCATTAGCTTCTTGGAATGCTATAACAACTGCGACAAATGCTATTTTAGCAGTTATTATTTCATCAGCTATATATATTGCTATTGCACCTAGATTAAAAAATAATGGCATTTTAAGAAAATTAGCACCAAAGGAATAG